A genomic window from Candidatus Denitrolinea symbiosum includes:
- a CDS encoding aldehyde dehydrogenase gives MDYKLLINGEWVGGGTLLEVTNKYNGKVIGTLPAASSEMLDAAIAAAERAEDVMAEMPAHKRADILLRTAALIRERADDLAKTIAAEAGKAMKFARAEVDRAQSTFTIAAEEARRLHGETFPLDAVPSGEGYFGFFTRRPIGVIAAISPFNFPLNLVAHKVAPAIASGNTLVLKPATTTPLTAVKLCEILMEAGLPPGVINLVAGSGSTVGEWLVSDPRVDKVTFTGSPPVGAHILAVAGIKKVTLELGNTSPVIVAPDADLDFVAKRCALGAFYNSGQVCISVQRIYSQKQVFEPFAEKFVKATEAMVVGDPLDERVDVGPMIDSKEVDRIEGWVNEAQGSGAKVLTGGKRDGTVYYPTVLAGVEPDMKVVAEETFAPVASVISSDDFESALQQANDSKFGLQVGVFTNDINRVLRAIKRLNFGGVIVNDTPNFRADHMPYGGNRQSGLGREGVRFAMEDMTNIQMVAIRTDA, from the coding sequence GTGGACTACAAGTTACTGATCAACGGCGAGTGGGTTGGGGGCGGCACGCTCCTGGAAGTGACGAACAAGTACAACGGTAAAGTGATCGGCACATTGCCGGCCGCCAGCAGCGAAATGCTGGACGCCGCCATCGCCGCCGCCGAACGCGCCGAAGACGTGATGGCGGAAATGCCCGCTCACAAACGAGCGGACATCCTGCTGCGAACCGCCGCGCTCATCCGCGAGCGCGCCGACGACCTCGCCAAGACCATCGCGGCCGAGGCGGGCAAAGCCATGAAGTTCGCCCGCGCCGAAGTGGACCGCGCCCAAAGCACGTTTACGATCGCGGCCGAGGAAGCCAGGCGGCTGCACGGCGAGACCTTCCCACTGGATGCCGTCCCGTCGGGAGAGGGCTACTTTGGCTTTTTCACCCGCCGTCCCATAGGCGTGATTGCCGCCATCAGCCCGTTCAACTTCCCGTTGAATTTGGTCGCGCACAAAGTCGCTCCCGCCATCGCGTCAGGAAACACCCTTGTCCTCAAACCCGCTACAACCACGCCGTTGACCGCCGTCAAGTTATGCGAGATTTTGATGGAGGCCGGGCTTCCGCCCGGCGTGATCAACCTTGTGGCCGGGTCCGGCTCCACCGTGGGTGAATGGCTCGTCTCCGACCCGCGCGTGGACAAAGTCACCTTCACGGGCAGCCCGCCTGTGGGCGCGCACATCCTCGCCGTGGCGGGCATCAAGAAGGTGACGCTCGAACTGGGGAATACATCCCCGGTCATCGTCGCGCCGGACGCCGACCTGGACTTTGTCGCCAAACGCTGCGCGCTCGGCGCGTTCTACAATTCGGGACAGGTGTGCATTTCCGTCCAGCGCATCTACAGCCAGAAGCAGGTCTTCGAGCCGTTCGCGGAGAAATTCGTCAAGGCGACGGAGGCGATGGTCGTGGGCGATCCGCTCGACGAGCGCGTGGACGTCGGCCCGATGATCGACTCGAAGGAAGTGGACCGCATCGAAGGTTGGGTCAACGAGGCGCAGGGCAGCGGCGCGAAAGTGTTGACGGGCGGCAAACGCGACGGGACGGTCTATTATCCGACCGTGCTGGCGGGCGTCGAACCCGACATGAAGGTCGTCGCCGAGGAGACGTTCGCGCCGGTTGCGTCGGTCATCTCCAGCGACGATTTCGAGTCCGCGCTGCAGCAGGCCAACGACAGCAAGTTCGGCCTGCAGGTCGGCGTCTTCACCAACGACATCAACCGCGTCCTCAGGGCAATCAAACGGCTCAACTTCGGCGGCGTCATCGTCAACGATACGCCCAACTTCCGCGCCGATCACATGCCCTATGGCGGCAACCGCCAGAGCGGACTGGGACGCGAAGGCGTGCGGTTTGCAATGGAGGATATGACCAATATTCAAATGGTCGCGATTCGGACAGACGCTTAA
- a CDS encoding ABC transporter permease — MLKRLRENKSAQGTLLITPTLIFMVGLLIIPLILTLVISFGKRSADGNVIYTFSLDNYIRIIGISHNCPDGRATCFDPLYVQILWRSLTLAFNSTIVVILLAYPLAYFIARSHPSRRNTFLFLVLVPLWTNFVIRVYAWMMLLRTQGLINDVLGWLAGLVGARFTPLEMLYTPGAVLVGMVYEFLPFMILPIYTSLEKIDNSLYEAAADLGANPFRTFLRVTLPLSMPGMVAGTVLVFIPVMGAFVVSDLLGGKQVILVGNLIQRQFLDARDPTFGSAASLILMVLTLVVMYFYTRKFGFGEEIVVA, encoded by the coding sequence ATGCTGAAACGACTTCGCGAAAACAAATCCGCGCAAGGGACCCTGTTGATCACGCCGACGCTCATCTTTATGGTCGGTTTGCTCATCATCCCGCTCATCCTGACCCTCGTCATCAGCTTCGGCAAACGCTCGGCGGACGGGAACGTCATTTACACGTTCAGCCTGGACAACTACATCCGCATCATCGGCATCAGCCATAATTGCCCCGATGGACGGGCGACCTGCTTCGACCCGCTGTATGTTCAGATCCTGTGGCGTTCGCTGACGCTGGCTTTTAATTCGACGATCGTGGTCATCCTGCTGGCGTATCCGCTGGCGTACTTCATCGCCCGTTCCCATCCCAGCCGCCGCAACACCTTCCTGTTCCTGGTGCTGGTTCCGTTGTGGACGAACTTCGTCATCCGCGTCTATGCCTGGATGATGCTGCTGCGCACGCAGGGGTTGATCAACGACGTGCTTGGCTGGCTGGCCGGCCTGGTGGGAGCGCGTTTCACGCCGCTGGAAATGCTCTACACCCCCGGCGCGGTGCTGGTTGGCATGGTGTACGAGTTCCTGCCGTTCATGATCCTGCCGATCTACACCTCGCTCGAAAAAATAGACAATTCGCTCTACGAGGCCGCCGCCGACCTGGGCGCCAACCCCTTCCGCACCTTCCTGCGGGTGACGCTGCCCCTGTCCATGCCGGGCATGGTGGCCGGCACAGTGCTGGTCTTCATCCCCGTCATGGGCGCCTTTGTCGTGTCCGACTTGCTGGGCGGCAAGCAGGTGATCCTGGTCGGCAACCTCATCCAGCGGCAATTCCTGGACGCCCGCGACCCAACCTTCGGCTCTGCCGCGTCCCTCATCCTGATGGTTTTGACGCTGGTCGTGATGTATTTCTACACCCGCAAGTTTGGGTTCGGCGAGGAGATCGTTGTCGCATGA
- a CDS encoding spermidine/putrescine ABC transporter permease PotC, translated as MNPHRRSPLVRIAAGLVYFFLYAPIFGLMLFSFNSSRTNIFFGGFITRVGPLIMDGSTVVQSPCGPFHWFCELSRNAEAMNATRNTLAIAAISTVVATLIGTLAALALQRYDFRLKSFSQLSLYIPIIIPEIVMGIGILVLFSQVFSFLNNSLNLAGSARLTMGLPTVIVSHIAFSVPFVTLVVQARLQGFDKSFEEAAMDLGANELVTFWRVTFPMILPGVLSGALLAFTLSLDDFVITFFTSGPGSTTLPIYVYGLLRRIITPQVNALSTIWILVVFTVVFLLQRFQNRRT; from the coding sequence ATGAATCCCCATCGCCGTTCTCCCCTCGTCAGGATCGCCGCCGGGCTGGTGTATTTCTTCCTGTACGCGCCGATCTTTGGCCTGATGCTGTTTTCCTTCAACTCCTCGCGGACCAATATTTTCTTCGGCGGATTCATCACCCGCGTCGGCCCGCTGATCATGGACGGCAGCACGGTCGTCCAAAGTCCGTGCGGACCGTTCCACTGGTTCTGCGAACTGAGCCGCAACGCGGAGGCCATGAACGCCACGCGGAACACCCTCGCCATAGCCGCGATCTCCACCGTCGTCGCCACCCTCATCGGGACGCTGGCCGCGCTGGCGCTGCAACGCTACGATTTCCGCCTTAAGTCCTTCTCGCAGCTGTCGCTTTACATCCCGATCATCATCCCTGAGATCGTCATGGGCATCGGGATTCTCGTGCTGTTCAGCCAGGTATTTTCGTTCCTGAATAACAGCCTCAACCTGGCCGGTTCTGCGCGCCTGACCATGGGGCTGCCGACGGTGATCGTCTCGCATATCGCTTTCAGCGTCCCCTTTGTGACGCTGGTGGTGCAGGCGCGTTTGCAGGGCTTCGATAAATCCTTCGAAGAAGCCGCCATGGACCTGGGCGCCAACGAGCTGGTCACCTTCTGGCGCGTGACCTTTCCCATGATCCTGCCGGGCGTGCTTTCGGGCGCGCTGCTGGCCTTCACTTTGTCGCTGGACGATTTCGTAATCACGTTCTTCACCTCCGGCCCCGGCTCGACCACCCTGCCGATCTACGTATACGGGTTGCTGCGGCGCATCATTACGCCCCAGGTAAATGCCCTGTCCACAATCTGGATCCTGGTCGTCTTCACGGTCGTCTTTCTGTTGCAGCGTTTCCAGAACCGCCGGACTTAA
- a CDS encoding putrescine aminotransferase, producing the protein MTHDYEDALEYSSRWMDLIRMDRFPTEAEGKQIIDESKQNFAEHFNRGWLEYRKSVTEAGDWAAVEWSGSGAIFKDVLGREYLDCLGGYGMMDLGWSHPEVIETVKAQLSRTPMPSQELIDPLRGVLAKLLADITPGDLKYSWFAASGTESIEAAIKIAKLYTGRAAFIVAVKAFHGKTMGSLSMMGKSDFRAPMGPMYAGPVYHVPFGDAEAVERQLEICDKVGIPVAGVLFEPIQGEAGAIIPPDDFWPRIRAATKKYGALLIADEVQTGMGRTGKLWGVEHWNVVPDIISVAKSLGGGVMPVSAVCATEEIFQPMMYPNPFMHTTTTGGGALACSAAIAAIHVTLREKLWEQAARKGDYLIPKLEEFAAKYPQIYEKITGRGLLIGMHFKSPEIGYQVAAGLFKRGVLVAGTLTSAQTIRIEPPLVITQEQMDILLDRLEDTLKAVAA; encoded by the coding sequence ATGACCCACGATTACGAAGACGCCCTGGAATATTCGTCCCGCTGGATGGACTTGATCCGCATGGATCGCTTCCCGACCGAGGCGGAGGGCAAACAGATCATCGACGAATCGAAGCAGAACTTTGCCGAGCATTTCAACCGCGGCTGGCTGGAGTATCGCAAGTCCGTCACCGAGGCGGGCGATTGGGCCGCGGTGGAATGGAGCGGTTCGGGCGCCATTTTCAAAGACGTGCTCGGACGCGAATATCTCGACTGCCTGGGCGGTTATGGGATGATGGACCTGGGCTGGAGTCATCCCGAAGTGATCGAGACGGTAAAAGCGCAGCTCTCGCGCACGCCCATGCCCTCGCAGGAGTTGATAGACCCGCTGCGCGGCGTGCTGGCGAAACTGCTCGCGGATATTACGCCGGGAGATTTAAAGTACAGTTGGTTCGCGGCCAGCGGGACGGAGTCTATTGAGGCGGCCATCAAGATCGCGAAACTCTACACGGGACGCGCCGCGTTCATCGTCGCGGTCAAGGCGTTTCACGGCAAGACGATGGGTTCGCTCTCGATGATGGGCAAGTCCGACTTCCGCGCGCCGATGGGGCCGATGTACGCGGGTCCCGTTTACCACGTCCCGTTTGGGGACGCGGAGGCGGTGGAGCGTCAACTGGAGATCTGCGACAAGGTCGGGATTCCCGTGGCGGGCGTGTTGTTCGAGCCGATCCAGGGCGAAGCGGGGGCCATCATCCCGCCCGACGATTTCTGGCCGCGTATCCGCGCCGCGACGAAGAAGTACGGCGCGCTGCTCATCGCCGACGAAGTGCAGACCGGCATGGGGCGGACGGGGAAGCTGTGGGGCGTGGAGCATTGGAACGTCGTCCCCGATATTATCTCCGTCGCCAAGTCCCTCGGCGGGGGCGTGATGCCGGTCAGCGCGGTCTGCGCCACCGAGGAGATCTTCCAGCCGATGATGTACCCGAATCCGTTCATGCACACCACGACGACGGGCGGCGGCGCGCTGGCTTGTTCGGCGGCGATCGCGGCGATCCACGTTACGCTGCGCGAAAAACTCTGGGAACAGGCCGCGCGGAAGGGCGATTATCTGATTCCAAAACTGGAGGAATTCGCCGCGAAATATCCGCAAATTTATGAGAAAATAACGGGTAGAGGCTTGCTGATTGGGATGCACTTCAAATCGCCGGAGATCGGATACCAGGTGGCCGCGGGGCTGTTCAAGCGCGGCGTGCTGGTGGCCGGCACGCTGACCAGCGCGCAGACCATCCGCATCGAACCGCCGCTGGTCATCACGCAGGAGCAGATGGATATTTTGCTGGACCGATTGGAGGACACGTTGAAGGCGGTCGCCGCGTAA
- a CDS encoding polyamine ABC transporter substrate-binding protein, with protein sequence MKTTLSKMLALLLAASVLLTACGGGSAPSAGSGEKVTASGFVCPAPESDIEVTSKELNLFVWTEYIPPEWKECFELVYGVKINHDEYSANEEMYAKLKAGGATYDLVLPTDYVISLMVRNGLLQKLDKSKLNFFGSLDPKYLDQPFDPGNEYTIPYEGGLDAIVYNADKVSPAPVSYADLWKPEYAGRLVFVDDSRVVIGFTLLTLGYDVNATDPAQLSEAKAKLEQLIPNVKIFDSDSPKTALIAGDVDLGVVWTGEAFTANQEDPAFAFAYPTEGSIIWQDNWAIPTGAPHLDAAYAWLNYTMQGNLFYLMLRDFPYLNPNLAALEYAKNNAPDLYEPFANSPITNPPAEAVAKAHRIDDVGEALLIYDQIWTEVKGGN encoded by the coding sequence ATGAAAACCACGCTGTCCAAAATGCTTGCCCTGCTGCTCGCGGCAAGCGTCCTGCTGACGGCCTGCGGCGGAGGAAGCGCGCCGTCGGCCGGGAGCGGAGAAAAGGTCACCGCGTCCGGGTTCGTGTGCCCCGCGCCCGAATCCGATATCGAGGTGACCTCGAAAGAGTTGAACCTGTTCGTCTGGACCGAGTACATCCCCCCCGAATGGAAGGAATGCTTTGAGCTCGTCTATGGCGTCAAGATCAACCACGACGAATATTCCGCCAACGAGGAAATGTACGCCAAACTCAAGGCGGGCGGCGCCACGTACGACCTGGTCCTGCCGACAGACTACGTCATCAGCCTGATGGTCCGCAACGGCCTGCTCCAGAAACTGGACAAGAGCAAACTGAATTTCTTCGGCAGCCTGGACCCCAAATACCTGGACCAACCGTTCGATCCGGGCAACGAATATACGATCCCCTACGAAGGCGGCCTGGACGCCATCGTCTACAACGCCGATAAAGTCTCGCCCGCCCCCGTCTCGTACGCCGACCTGTGGAAGCCGGAATACGCCGGGCGGCTGGTTTTCGTAGACGACTCGCGCGTCGTCATCGGCTTTACGCTGCTCACTCTCGGCTACGACGTGAACGCCACCGATCCCGCTCAATTGAGCGAGGCCAAAGCCAAACTGGAGCAGTTGATCCCCAACGTGAAGATCTTCGACAGCGACAGCCCGAAGACCGCCTTGATCGCCGGGGATGTGGACCTGGGCGTCGTCTGGACAGGAGAAGCCTTCACAGCCAACCAGGAAGACCCCGCTTTCGCTTTCGCCTATCCCACCGAAGGCTCGATCATCTGGCAGGATAACTGGGCGATTCCCACAGGCGCCCCGCACCTGGACGCCGCCTACGCCTGGCTGAACTACACCATGCAGGGCAACCTGTTCTACCTGATGCTGCGCGACTTCCCGTACCTCAACCCCAATCTGGCCGCGCTGGAATACGCCAAGAACAACGCCCCCGACCTGTACGAACCGTTCGCGAACTCGCCGATCACCAACCCGCCGGCCGAAGCGGTCGCCAAGGCCCATCGCATTGACGACGTGGGCGAGGCGCTTCTGATCTACGACCAGATTTGGACCGAGGTCAAAGGAGGCAACTAA
- a CDS encoding spermidine/putrescine ABC transporter ATP-binding protein yields the protein MTETSEFSVELRDVVKTFKTPEGALLNAVDHVDMQIKHGEFFSMLGSSGCGKTTSLRMVAGFEWPTEGEVYIEGKAQGRTPPFQRPVNTVFQSYALFQHMTIYQNIAFGLEMEKAPANEIKERVGRVLDMVQLTGMEKRFPRQLSGGQQQRIALARALVKLPNVLLLDEPLGALDLKLRKEMQLELKAIQQKVGITFIYVTHDQEEALTMSDRIAVMSKGKVMQVGAPVEIYERPNCKFVADFIGTSNFLEGTVKAIEGDKADVFVPALNAEVKGLVSGEIAVGESAAISIRPEKIRLADKAVLSHNCFEGRIVNSVYIGSDTHLVMDVNGVQVKVWEQNRISSLDPKAYYTVGQSAWLTLFPENTLVMPNR from the coding sequence ATGACAGAGACAAGCGAATTTTCAGTCGAGCTGCGCGACGTGGTCAAGACCTTCAAAACTCCCGAAGGCGCCCTGCTGAACGCGGTGGACCACGTAGATATGCAGATCAAACATGGGGAGTTCTTCTCGATGCTCGGTTCATCGGGATGCGGCAAAACCACCTCGCTGCGGATGGTGGCCGGTTTTGAATGGCCGACGGAGGGGGAGGTCTACATCGAAGGCAAGGCGCAGGGACGCACGCCGCCGTTCCAGCGTCCCGTCAACACGGTGTTTCAGAGTTACGCGCTCTTCCAGCATATGACGATTTATCAGAACATCGCCTTCGGCCTCGAGATGGAAAAGGCGCCCGCGAACGAGATCAAGGAACGCGTCGGACGCGTGCTCGACATGGTGCAGCTGACCGGGATGGAGAAACGCTTCCCCAGGCAGCTTTCGGGCGGACAGCAGCAGCGCATCGCGCTCGCCCGCGCCCTCGTCAAACTGCCGAACGTGCTTCTGCTCGACGAGCCGCTCGGCGCGCTCGATTTGAAACTCCGCAAGGAAATGCAGTTGGAACTCAAGGCCATCCAGCAGAAAGTGGGCATCACCTTTATCTATGTGACCCACGACCAGGAGGAAGCGCTGACCATGTCTGACCGCATCGCGGTGATGAGCAAGGGTAAGGTAATGCAGGTCGGCGCGCCCGTGGAAATCTACGAAAGGCCGAATTGCAAGTTTGTAGCCGACTTCATCGGCACTTCCAATTTCCTGGAGGGGACCGTCAAAGCCATCGAAGGCGATAAAGCCGACGTGTTCGTGCCGGCCCTGAACGCCGAGGTCAAGGGGCTGGTTTCAGGAGAGATCGCGGTCGGGGAGTCCGCCGCCATTTCCATCCGTCCCGAAAAGATCCGCCTCGCCGACAAGGCCGTCCTCAGTCATAATTGCTTCGAAGGCCGGATCGTCAACTCTGTGTATATCGGATCGGACACGCATCTGGTGATGGACGTGAACGGAGTGCAGGTGAAGGTCTGGGAACAGAACAGGATCTCCAGCCTGGATCCGAAGGCCTATTACACCGTCGGCCAGTCCGCGTGGTTGACCCTGTTCCCCGAGAACACGCTGGTCATGCCCAACCGATGA
- a CDS encoding ABC transporter ATP-binding protein produces MKVLLVGVGGVGEAIAVIAGARPWMEQMVLCDFNLKRAEEVQKKVGGDAARFPVEFIDAGKQEMVEALARKYNVDLVMNAVDPVFNEKIFDAAFNAGVGYMDMAMTLSKPHPTDPFRKTGVKLGDYQFERAKAWEEKGLLALVGIGVEPGMVDVMARYAQDHLFDEIEEVGVRDGANLTIDGYEFAPNFSIWTTIEECLNPPVIWEADKGWFTTEPFSEPETFDFPEGIGPIEVVNVEHEEVLLVPRWIKAKRVTFKYGLGDQFIGILKTLQMLGLDNKEKINVKGVMVAPRDVVAACLPDPAHLGDKMHGKTCAGVWVKGTKDGKPKEVYLYQVADNDECMARLGCQAVVAQTAFSPVIAMDLIEHGIWKGAGALGPEAFEPVPFMEKMAEYGFPYGIR; encoded by the coding sequence ATGAAAGTATTGCTGGTTGGCGTTGGAGGGGTAGGCGAGGCCATTGCCGTCATTGCCGGCGCCCGCCCGTGGATGGAGCAAATGGTTTTGTGCGACTTCAACCTGAAGCGCGCCGAAGAAGTGCAGAAAAAGGTCGGGGGCGACGCGGCCCGCTTTCCCGTCGAGTTTATCGACGCGGGGAAGCAGGAGATGGTCGAGGCGTTGGCGCGCAAGTATAACGTCGACCTGGTCATGAACGCAGTGGATCCCGTCTTCAACGAGAAGATCTTCGACGCGGCCTTCAACGCAGGCGTCGGCTACATGGACATGGCGATGACGCTCTCGAAGCCGCATCCCACCGACCCGTTCCGCAAGACCGGCGTCAAACTCGGCGATTACCAGTTCGAGCGGGCGAAGGCCTGGGAGGAAAAAGGCCTGCTGGCGCTTGTCGGGATCGGCGTGGAACCCGGCATGGTGGACGTGATGGCGCGTTATGCCCAGGATCACCTGTTCGACGAGATCGAGGAAGTGGGCGTCCGCGACGGCGCCAACCTGACGATTGACGGATACGAGTTCGCCCCCAACTTTTCGATCTGGACGACCATTGAGGAGTGTCTCAACCCGCCCGTGATCTGGGAGGCGGACAAAGGCTGGTTCACGACCGAGCCGTTCTCCGAGCCGGAAACGTTCGACTTCCCCGAGGGGATCGGCCCCATCGAAGTCGTCAACGTGGAACATGAGGAAGTGCTGCTCGTCCCGCGCTGGATCAAGGCGAAGCGCGTGACATTCAAATACGGACTCGGCGACCAGTTCATCGGCATCCTGAAGACCCTGCAAATGCTCGGACTCGACAACAAGGAAAAGATCAACGTGAAGGGCGTGATGGTCGCGCCGCGCGACGTGGTGGCGGCCTGCCTGCCCGATCCAGCCCATCTCGGCGATAAGATGCACGGCAAGACCTGCGCCGGCGTCTGGGTGAAGGGAACAAAGGACGGCAAGCCGAAGGAAGTCTACCTGTACCAGGTGGCCGATAACGACGAGTGCATGGCGCGGCTGGGATGCCAGGCCGTGGTGGCGCAGACCGCGTTTTCTCCCGTCATCGCGATGGATTTGATCGAGCATGGGATTTGGAAGGGCGCGGGAGCGCTGGGTCCCGAAGCCTTCGAGCCGGTCCCCTTTATGGAAAAAATGGCGGAATACGGCTTCCCGTACGGGATTCGTTAG
- a CDS encoding aldehyde:ferredoxin oxidoreductase, which produces MPKGYNGKILHVDLTNGKLEIEEPQDAFYRKYLGGSAMGMHYILREMPKGADPLGPDNVLTLMVGVATGAPISGQSRLSANARSPLSGGIGDSQSGGFFPAELKFAGFDGIVVKGKSPKPVYLAIVEGEAELRDASHLVGKLTGEVDDIIHAEVDPKAEILQHGPGAENGVLYSTIVSMSTRHNGRTGMGAVMASKNLKAVAARGTKKVEMADAKALAALNKFGPKAIPENGDMDGLAKFGTAVVVMFNNTIGCLPTRNYDEAQFEGAEPVSGEKMAETILQKRDTCYACVVRCKRVVEIKDGPYKVDPRYGGPEYETLATFGTYCGIDDLAAVSLANQICNEYAVDTIACGATIAFAMECFEKGIITTKETGGYELKFGDAEAMLRTLNHIVKADSEFGRTLGLGSERAAKIWGRGADECLITVKGAEAPAHMPQAKRSLALIYAVNPFGADHQSSEHDPYYEEGVGDFNLDRLKQIGLGAPQPAYSLTDEKIRFAYETEVFYSMLDSAALCQFVFGPAWTLYDGEQTAAALRAVTGWDITLDELMAVGRRRLNLFRAFNAREGFGRKDDYLPKKFFKPLKGTGPTAGFAITHEELDTAIDAYYKLAGWTANGVPTRAGLRQLEIEWAADYLPA; this is translated from the coding sequence ATGCCAAAAGGATACAACGGAAAAATCCTGCACGTTGACCTGACCAACGGAAAGCTCGAAATCGAAGAGCCGCAGGACGCCTTCTACCGCAAGTACCTGGGCGGTTCGGCCATGGGGATGCACTACATCCTGCGCGAAATGCCCAAGGGCGCCGATCCGCTCGGACCCGATAACGTCCTCACGCTGATGGTCGGGGTCGCCACCGGCGCGCCGATTTCCGGTCAGAGCCGCTTGAGCGCCAACGCCCGGTCTCCGCTCAGCGGCGGGATCGGCGACTCGCAAAGCGGCGGATTCTTCCCCGCCGAGTTGAAGTTCGCGGGCTTCGACGGGATCGTCGTGAAAGGCAAATCGCCCAAACCCGTCTATCTCGCCATCGTGGAAGGGGAGGCTGAACTCCGCGACGCGTCTCACCTGGTCGGTAAATTGACGGGCGAGGTGGACGACATCATCCACGCCGAAGTGGACCCGAAGGCCGAAATTCTCCAGCACGGTCCTGGCGCGGAAAACGGCGTGTTGTATTCCACCATCGTCTCCATGTCCACGCGGCACAACGGACGCACAGGCATGGGCGCGGTGATGGCGTCCAAGAATCTCAAGGCTGTGGCGGCGCGCGGCACGAAGAAGGTCGAGATGGCCGACGCGAAGGCGCTTGCCGCGCTCAACAAGTTCGGGCCGAAGGCCATCCCTGAGAACGGGGACATGGACGGCCTCGCCAAATTCGGCACCGCAGTCGTCGTCATGTTCAACAACACCATCGGCTGTCTTCCCACCCGCAACTATGACGAAGCCCAGTTCGAGGGCGCGGAGCCTGTCAGCGGCGAAAAGATGGCCGAGACCATCCTCCAAAAACGCGATACCTGCTACGCCTGCGTCGTCCGCTGCAAGCGCGTGGTCGAGATCAAAGACGGCCCCTACAAAGTGGATCCACGCTACGGCGGTCCCGAATACGAGACCCTCGCCACCTTCGGTACATATTGCGGTATTGACGACCTGGCGGCCGTCTCGCTCGCCAACCAGATTTGCAACGAATACGCCGTGGACACCATCGCCTGCGGCGCGACCATCGCCTTCGCGATGGAGTGCTTCGAAAAGGGCATCATCACGACGAAAGAAACGGGCGGCTATGAATTGAAATTCGGCGACGCCGAGGCCATGCTCCGAACGCTCAATCACATCGTCAAAGCGGATAGCGAATTCGGGCGGACGCTCGGCCTGGGTTCAGAGCGCGCCGCGAAAATCTGGGGGCGGGGCGCGGACGAATGTCTCATCACGGTCAAAGGCGCCGAGGCTCCCGCGCACATGCCGCAAGCCAAGCGCAGTCTCGCGCTCATCTACGCCGTCAATCCTTTCGGCGCGGACCACCAATCCAGCGAACACGATCCCTACTACGAGGAGGGCGTGGGCGACTTCAACCTCGACCGCCTCAAACAGATCGGGCTGGGCGCGCCGCAGCCGGCTTACTCGCTCACCGACGAAAAGATCCGCTTCGCCTACGAGACCGAAGTCTTCTACTCGATGCTGGACTCCGCCGCGCTCTGCCAATTCGTCTTCGGTCCTGCCTGGACGCTCTACGACGGCGAGCAAACTGCGGCGGCGCTCCGCGCCGTCACCGGCTGGGACATCACGCTCGACGAGTTAATGGCGGTCGGGCGCCGCCGCCTGAACCTTTTCCGCGCCTTCAACGCCCGCGAAGGATTCGGACGCAAGGACGATTACCTGCCCAAGAAATTCTTCAAACCCTTGAAGGGGACCGGCCCGACGGCGGGCTTCGCCATCACTCACGAGGAGCTGGATACCGCCATCGACGCGTACTACAAGCTGGCAGGCTGGACCGCCAACGGCGTCCCCACCCGCGCGGGACTCAGACAACTCGAGATCGAGTGGGCGGCGGATTATCTGCCCGCGTAG